The Petrocella atlantisensis genome has a window encoding:
- the rnpM gene encoding RNase P modulator RnpM produces the protein MAKKLPMRKCLGCLEMQEKQSLIRVVRSNEGVYDIDLTGKKNGRGAYVCKKVDCFNKAEKSKGLERAFKEKIPTGVYDALRKEIEDVE, from the coding sequence ATGGCAAAAAAGTTACCCATGAGAAAATGCTTAGGTTGTCTGGAGATGCAAGAGAAGCAGTCGTTGATCAGGGTTGTACGTTCAAATGAAGGTGTTTATGATATTGACCTTACAGGGAAAAAAAATGGTCGTGGCGCGTATGTTTGTAAAAAAGTAGATTGCTTCAATAAAGCTGAGAAATCAAAAGGTTTAGAGCGAGCTTTTAAAGAAAAAATACCAACAGGCGTTTATGATGCTTTACGTAAGGAGATCGAAGACGTTGAATAA
- a CDS encoding L7Ae/L30e/S12e/Gadd45 family ribosomal protein — MNNIFSMIGLAMKAGKVLSGEFSVETGIKNSSVLLCIIASDASDNTKKKFTNMCAYRQIKMITLGDKISLGKAIGKEYRATIGIVDEGFANAILSKVGEQA, encoded by the coding sequence TTGAATAATATATTTTCAATGATTGGATTAGCTATGAAGGCAGGTAAAGTATTGTCAGGAGAATTTAGCGTTGAAACAGGGATAAAAAACAGTAGTGTGCTATTATGCATCATAGCATCTGACGCCTCAGACAATACAAAGAAGAAATTCACCAATATGTGTGCTTATCGCCAAATCAAAATGATTACACTGGGTGATAAAATAAGCTTGGGAAAGGCCATCGGAAAGGAATACCGTGCTACAATCGGTATTGTTGACGAAGGATTTGCTAACGCCATCTTATCTAAGGTTGGTGAGCAAGCATAA
- the infB gene encoding translation initiation factor IF-2, with protein sequence MSKIRVYELAKELDVTNKALIEVLRNLKVDIKNHMSSLTEEEYNVILDHYKKDKKEDEGSKSEEENVVETVEDETQKKTNKKRHKNVEEIIEEKEFIELPENVMVSLLADKLELQVSDIIKILMNRGIMATANQEIPFELAEEIAMEHEMLVVREPEKDLVELFFEDKDLEEREEDLIKRSPVVVVMGHVDHGKTSLLDALRESNVTEKEHGGITQHIGASVVSLDSGETITFLDTPGHEAFTAMRLRGAMATDIAILVVAADDGVMPQTVEAINHAKAAGVQIIVAVNKIDKPGANPDRVLQELVEYGLIAEAWGGDTICVQVSALERTNLEELLEMIVLVAEVEDYKANPKRKAKGTIIEAQLDKGRGPVATVLIQNGTLSVGDAIIAGPAYGRIRAMIDDKGRRVKSAGPSTPVEILGLSEVPTAGDAFFTAKDEKQARQLANKVVDQSREKMIQTTPQKVTLDDLFHQIQVGEMKELNVIVKADVQGSVEAVKQSLMKLSNEEVVIRVLHGGVGAVTETDVMLASASNAIIIGFNVRPEASASAAADREQIDLRLYRVIYNAIEDIQAAMTGMLDPIYEEKVLGHIEIRQTFKVSGVGTIGGGFVLDGKVVRNSSVRLVRDGIVIFEGALASLKRFKDDVKEVNTGYECGVMLDKYNDLREGDIVEAFAMVEIPRK encoded by the coding sequence ATGTCGAAAATAAGAGTGTATGAGCTAGCTAAAGAATTGGATGTTACCAATAAAGCTTTAATAGAGGTTCTTAGGAACTTGAAAGTGGATATAAAAAATCATATGAGTTCTTTAACAGAAGAAGAATATAATGTGATTTTAGATCATTATAAAAAAGACAAAAAAGAAGATGAAGGCTCAAAATCAGAAGAAGAAAATGTTGTAGAAACAGTTGAGGATGAGACTCAAAAGAAGACCAATAAAAAACGACATAAAAACGTTGAAGAAATCATCGAGGAAAAAGAATTTATTGAATTGCCAGAAAATGTCATGGTCAGTTTACTCGCGGATAAACTTGAATTACAAGTTTCGGATATTATTAAGATTCTTATGAATCGTGGTATTATGGCAACGGCTAATCAAGAGATTCCTTTTGAACTAGCAGAAGAGATCGCTATGGAACACGAGATGCTTGTCGTTAGAGAACCGGAAAAAGATCTTGTAGAACTCTTTTTTGAAGACAAAGATTTGGAGGAACGGGAAGAAGATTTAATTAAGCGTTCTCCTGTTGTTGTCGTCATGGGTCATGTTGACCATGGTAAAACATCACTCCTTGATGCACTTAGGGAGTCAAATGTTACAGAAAAAGAACATGGTGGTATTACCCAACATATCGGTGCATCTGTTGTATCTCTTGATAGTGGAGAAACCATAACATTTCTTGATACACCGGGTCATGAAGCTTTTACAGCTATGCGTTTGCGTGGCGCTATGGCAACGGACATTGCGATTTTGGTAGTTGCAGCAGATGATGGTGTTATGCCTCAAACCGTTGAAGCCATCAATCATGCTAAAGCTGCCGGTGTTCAAATCATCGTCGCTGTTAACAAAATAGATAAACCGGGAGCAAACCCTGACCGTGTGCTTCAAGAACTGGTAGAATATGGTCTTATTGCTGAGGCATGGGGTGGTGATACCATATGTGTTCAGGTCTCTGCTCTTGAGCGAACAAACCTAGAAGAGCTATTAGAAATGATTGTACTTGTGGCAGAAGTTGAAGACTATAAAGCCAATCCAAAAAGAAAAGCAAAAGGTACCATTATTGAAGCCCAACTGGATAAAGGAAGAGGCCCTGTAGCAACTGTACTGATTCAAAACGGTACATTATCTGTTGGTGATGCTATTATAGCAGGACCGGCTTATGGACGCATCAGAGCCATGATTGATGATAAAGGTCGACGTGTTAAATCTGCTGGACCATCAACACCTGTAGAAATACTTGGTTTATCAGAAGTACCAACAGCTGGTGATGCTTTCTTCACGGCTAAAGATGAAAAACAAGCCAGACAGTTGGCGAACAAGGTTGTGGACCAGTCTAGAGAAAAAATGATTCAGACAACACCTCAAAAAGTAACCCTTGATGATCTCTTCCATCAGATACAAGTTGGTGAGATGAAGGAATTGAATGTTATTGTTAAAGCGGACGTTCAAGGATCTGTAGAGGCTGTTAAACAAAGTCTTATGAAACTGTCAAACGAAGAAGTGGTCATTCGAGTCCTACATGGTGGCGTAGGTGCGGTTACTGAAACCGATGTTATGTTAGCCTCAGCCTCTAATGCAATTATAATTGGTTTTAATGTACGTCCTGAAGCCAGTGCCAGTGCAGCAGCTGATCGTGAGCAAATTGATCTTAGATTATACCGTGTCATCTATAACGCTATTGAGGATATTCAAGCAGCCATGACAGGTATGTTGGATCCTATTTATGAAGAAAAAGTACTTGGTCATATTGAGATTAGACAAACTTTCAAAGTGTCCGGCGTTGGAACTATTGGTGGTGGTTTTGTACTTGACGGAAAAGTCGTACGTAATTCAAGCGTACGTTTGGTACGTGATGGTATCGTGATTTTTGAAGGTGCTTTAGCATCCCTTAAGAGGTTTAAGGATGATGTGAAAGAAGTTAATACAGGCTATGAATGTGGTGTCATGTTGGATAAGTACAATGACCTTCGTGAAGGCGATATCGTAGAAGCATTTGCTATGGTGGAAATACCTAGAAAGTAA
- the rbfA gene encoding 30S ribosome-binding factor RbfA: MKKNSNRLIRINQEVKHDLTTILREDIKDPRVSPLTSIVKVDVTADLKFCKVYVSVMGDEFAQKETIEGLKSSAGHIRSELAHRTNLRNTPQLSFILDHSIEYGVEISALIDKVVQTDQQNEVEDDLDTNKMETEDKEVTE; encoded by the coding sequence ATGAAAAAAAATAGTAATAGACTTATAAGAATTAATCAAGAGGTTAAACATGATTTGACGACGATACTAAGAGAAGATATAAAAGACCCAAGAGTGAGTCCTTTAACTTCAATTGTCAAAGTAGATGTCACAGCAGATCTAAAGTTCTGTAAAGTTTATGTCAGCGTCATGGGTGATGAATTTGCACAAAAAGAGACCATTGAAGGTCTTAAGAGTTCAGCAGGTCATATTCGAAGTGAACTGGCACATAGAACAAACCTTAGAAATACACCACAACTGTCCTTTATATTGGACCATTCCATCGAGTATGGGGTTGAAATATCTGCACTTATAGACAAAGTCGTGCAGACAGACCAACAAAATGAAGTGGAAGATGATCTTGATACGAATAAAATGGAAACAGAAGATAAAGAGGTTACTGAATGA
- a CDS encoding DHH family phosphoesterase, whose product MKLSTLVDLAKEYQNICLLGHIHPDGDCVGATIGLAMLLEKYDIPSTVLLKDLPDQYDFLPISRFVSDHMDEPADLIISLDASDPERLGIFGQLLAQGKKVINIDHHMSNTMFGDYNYVDAEASSTSEMVFQMIEDFSVMDVDIAKALYTGILFDTGGFKHSNTKPSTHLAAAKLISYGFDFSELIHKLFDVKPLKAFKAQGLAFERARTYMNDQILVCFLNMEDYQTFGIEKSDTESIVHYMNNVEGIEVAIFFYAIDEDTYKISFRSKGTVDVCKVAMNFGGGGHQKASGASIKAPLEEAILAVTKVVSLELEQKT is encoded by the coding sequence ATGAAATTAAGTACATTGGTGGATTTGGCTAAAGAATACCAAAACATATGCCTACTTGGACATATTCACCCGGATGGCGATTGTGTTGGTGCTACAATTGGTCTGGCAATGCTTCTGGAAAAATATGACATACCATCTACTGTGCTGCTTAAGGATTTGCCGGATCAATATGATTTTTTACCGATATCACGTTTTGTCAGTGATCATATGGATGAACCCGCTGACCTGATTATCTCATTAGATGCCAGTGACCCGGAACGGCTAGGTATATTTGGCCAACTTCTTGCTCAAGGGAAAAAAGTGATTAACATAGATCACCATATGAGCAACACCATGTTTGGAGATTATAATTATGTAGATGCAGAGGCGAGTTCCACCAGTGAAATGGTGTTTCAAATGATAGAAGATTTTTCTGTCATGGATGTAGATATTGCTAAGGCACTGTATACCGGTATCCTATTTGATACCGGTGGTTTCAAACACAGTAATACCAAACCTTCCACCCATTTGGCGGCAGCTAAGCTCATATCTTATGGGTTTGATTTTTCAGAGTTGATTCATAAGTTGTTTGATGTAAAACCTTTAAAGGCTTTTAAAGCTCAGGGATTAGCCTTTGAAAGAGCACGTACCTACATGAATGACCAGATCCTTGTATGCTTTTTAAATATGGAGGATTACCAAACCTTTGGCATTGAAAAATCGGACACCGAAAGCATTGTTCATTATATGAACAATGTTGAAGGGATTGAAGTGGCTATCTTTTTCTATGCTATTGATGAAGATACCTATAAAATTAGCTTTCGTTCAAAAGGTACTGTAGATGTTTGTAAGGTCGCAATGAACTTTGGCGGCGGTGGCCATCAAAAAGCCTCAGGAGCAAGTATAAAAGCACCCCTTGAAGAAGCAATTTTGGCGGTTACAAAAGTGGTTTCATTAGAGTTAGAACAGAAGACATGA
- the truB gene encoding tRNA pseudouridine(55) synthase TruB, producing MYNGIINVYKEKDFTSHDVVAVLRGILGQKKIGHTGTLDPQAVGVLPVCLGKATKVADLLTDKDKTYKTRFKLGEETDTQDHTGEVIDRKPYAVDETMILETIQSFVGDSEQLPPMYSAIKIGGRKLYDVARSGQTIERKKRRITIHDIYDISINLPFIEMTVHCKKGTYIRTLCRDISEALGTCGHMVELERTASGIFTKESALTLDDIKNLAQENRLAEAIIQVDALFKDYQRLIIGTHYNHMLYNGNKMPFEAIMNIDTVKLMDKTYYNVYNDEGDYMGIYEWLSPKNLLMPVKFFCIRY from the coding sequence ATGTATAATGGCATTATCAACGTATATAAAGAGAAAGACTTTACTTCTCATGATGTAGTGGCTGTTTTAAGAGGAATTCTAGGACAAAAAAAAATAGGGCACACCGGCACCTTGGATCCTCAAGCGGTTGGTGTTTTGCCTGTTTGTCTTGGTAAAGCGACAAAAGTTGCTGATTTATTAACGGATAAAGACAAAACGTATAAAACACGGTTTAAGCTTGGAGAAGAAACAGATACTCAAGATCATACCGGTGAAGTTATAGATAGAAAACCATACGCTGTAGACGAAACAATGATTCTAGAAACCATTCAATCATTTGTTGGTGACAGCGAACAATTACCGCCTATGTATTCAGCAATTAAGATTGGTGGCAGAAAGCTATATGATGTAGCTAGATCTGGTCAGACAATCGAACGAAAAAAAAGAAGGATAACCATACATGATATCTATGATATAAGCATTAACTTACCCTTTATTGAGATGACGGTCCATTGTAAAAAGGGTACCTATATTCGTACCTTATGTCGTGATATTAGTGAAGCTCTTGGTACCTGTGGTCACATGGTCGAGTTAGAACGAACGGCATCGGGCATTTTTACTAAAGAAAGTGCCTTAACTCTAGATGATATTAAAAACCTTGCTCAAGAAAATAGATTAGCAGAGGCGATTATTCAGGTGGATGCCTTGTTTAAAGATTATCAACGTCTGATAATTGGAACACATTATAATCACATGCTTTATAATGGCAATAAGATGCCCTTTGAAGCCATTATGAATATTGACACAGTTAAGCTCATGGACAAGACTTACTATAACGTATATAATGATGAAGGTGATTATATGGGGATCTATGAATGGTTATCTCCCAAAAATCTATTAATGCCCGTGAAGTTTTTTTGTATACGTTATTAA
- the ribF gene encoding riboflavin biosynthesis protein RibF — protein sequence MKTILQTNVFELPQCIVVFGNFDGVHKGHQLLIEAALNKSKELGIPSALFTFKPHPTFVVMGKPEEDIIFTPEEKKKVVKDLGVDYYIEYPFTMDVANMAAEVFVEEVIYKELHAKYVVVGVDFKFGKGRSGSIPLLEALGRTYGFNVIAFEKLCDHKRVISSTWLRQEIKKGDMEAFKELTGRHFIVLGEVEHGRSIGRTIGFPTANVATAPSKILPPNGVYASYTTVKGIRYKSITNVGPKPASTLDDMVVETYILDFDEMIYGETILIEMTHFLREAYELKSLDHLKSLIQDDLKDLDNYFEKISKV from the coding sequence ATGAAAACAATTTTACAAACCAATGTTTTTGAATTACCACAGTGTATCGTTGTTTTTGGTAATTTTGACGGTGTTCATAAAGGTCATCAATTGCTGATCGAGGCGGCACTAAACAAAAGTAAAGAATTGGGCATACCCTCAGCTTTATTCACTTTTAAACCTCATCCAACTTTTGTTGTTATGGGAAAGCCAGAAGAAGACATTATCTTCACACCGGAAGAAAAGAAGAAAGTCGTTAAAGATTTGGGTGTGGATTATTATATTGAATATCCTTTTACGATGGATGTAGCCAATATGGCTGCTGAAGTTTTTGTTGAAGAAGTCATATATAAAGAATTACACGCAAAATATGTTGTTGTTGGTGTCGACTTTAAGTTTGGTAAAGGTCGTAGTGGAAGCATACCACTACTAGAGGCTTTGGGTAGAACCTATGGTTTTAATGTTATAGCTTTTGAAAAGCTATGCGATCATAAACGGGTAATAAGCAGTACATGGCTCCGCCAAGAAATTAAAAAAGGCGATATGGAAGCATTTAAGGAACTAACGGGCAGACATTTTATAGTCTTGGGTGAAGTGGAACATGGTCGATCCATTGGTAGAACCATAGGTTTTCCAACAGCCAATGTAGCTACAGCGCCTTCGAAAATATTGCCTCCAAACGGCGTTTATGCTTCCTATACAACAGTTAAAGGTATACGTTATAAGAGCATTACTAATGTTGGTCCAAAACCGGCCTCAACTTTAGATGATATGGTGGTTGAAACCTATATTTTGGATTTTGATGAAATGATTTATGGTGAAACCATTCTAATAGAAATGACCCATTTTCTTAGAGAAGCTTATGAACTTAAATCTTTGGATCATTTGAAGTCCCTCATTCAAGATGACCTTAAGGATTTGGACAACTACTTTGAAAAAATAAGTAAAGTATAA
- the rpsO gene encoding 30S ribosomal protein S15 produces the protein MQTAMPKEKKLEIIAKFGRNEQDTGSPEVQIALLTWRINHLTDHLKMHKKDHHSRRGLLKLVGQRRGLLKYLSNKDIESYRNLILELGLRR, from the coding sequence ATGCAAACAGCAATGCCGAAAGAAAAAAAATTAGAAATTATCGCAAAATTTGGTAGAAACGAGCAAGATACCGGTTCACCAGAGGTTCAAATCGCTTTGTTAACTTGGAGAATTAATCATTTAACAGATCATTTGAAAATGCATAAAAAAGATCATCACTCAAGAAGAGGTCTTTTGAAATTGGTTGGACAAAGAAGAGGTTTGTTGAAATATCTTTCTAATAAAGATATTGAATCATACCGTAACTTGATTCTAGAGTTAGGTCTAAGAAGATAA
- a CDS encoding polyribonucleotide nucleotidyltransferase has translation MSRIYSMELSGRTLSVEIGKMAQLASGACLISYGETVVLSTATASEKPREGIDFFPLSVDYEEKLYSVGKIPGGFIKREGRPTENSILTSRIIDRPIRPLFPKDYRNECTIVNTVMAVDQDCMPEVVAAIGTSIALSISHIPFMGPTASTYVGLVNGEFVFNPTSAQREASDMVLNVVSTEEKVTMIEAEANEVSEDVMIEAIAKAHALNQEVCAWIKDIQLKEGKPKQAYTDASVPAEIMTALKDLIGDARIEEAVYVEDKSERFARIDALKEEMLAIIEADESKAAWKSWLDEAFYQYQKKTVRRLILKEHKRPDGRGIDEIRTLSAEIDILPRVHGSALFSRGETQALTITTLAPLSDRQRVDALDELTEDKRYMHHYNFPSYSVGESRPSRGPGRREIGHGALAEKALLPVLPSENEFPYAIRTVSEILSSNGSTSQASICASSLSLMAAGVPLKAPVAGISCGLVTGDDEKDFILLTDIQGLEDFFGDMDFKVAGTEKGITAIQLDMKLLGISQEIIEGAIHQTKKARMVILNDVMNKTISEGRTELAPTAPKIIQTQINPEKIGEVVGPRGKVINKIIEDTGVSIDIEDDGRVFICGVDMEAANEAKRIVETIANGVQVGAIYEGKVVRITTFGAFVELIPGKDGLVHISKIAKERVTKVEDVLSEGQIVKVKVTEVDAQGRINLSMKALLED, from the coding sequence ATGTCTAGAATTTATTCAATGGAACTGTCCGGAAGAACACTCAGTGTTGAAATCGGAAAAATGGCGCAACTCGCAAGTGGTGCTTGTTTAATTAGTTATGGTGAGACCGTTGTCTTATCTACCGCAACTGCATCAGAAAAACCAAGAGAAGGTATTGATTTCTTCCCACTTAGTGTAGATTATGAAGAAAAATTATACTCAGTCGGTAAAATTCCAGGTGGTTTTATTAAAAGAGAGGGTCGTCCAACGGAGAACTCTATTTTAACCAGTAGAATTATTGATCGACCGATACGTCCTTTATTTCCTAAGGACTATAGAAATGAATGTACAATCGTTAATACAGTAATGGCTGTTGATCAAGATTGTATGCCAGAGGTTGTAGCGGCAATTGGTACGTCTATTGCCTTGTCCATATCTCATATTCCTTTTATGGGACCAACAGCTTCCACCTATGTTGGTTTAGTAAACGGTGAATTTGTGTTTAACCCAACATCTGCTCAAAGAGAAGCTTCGGATATGGTCTTAAATGTAGTATCAACAGAAGAAAAAGTGACTATGATTGAAGCAGAAGCCAATGAAGTATCTGAAGATGTTATGATTGAAGCGATTGCAAAAGCACATGCATTAAACCAAGAAGTTTGTGCTTGGATTAAAGACATTCAACTTAAAGAAGGTAAGCCAAAGCAAGCTTATACGGATGCATCCGTACCCGCAGAAATCATGACTGCTCTAAAAGATCTTATTGGTGATGCACGTATTGAGGAAGCTGTTTATGTAGAGGATAAAAGTGAGCGTTTTGCACGTATTGATGCTCTTAAGGAAGAAATGCTTGCCATCATTGAAGCAGATGAATCAAAAGCAGCATGGAAGTCTTGGTTGGATGAAGCTTTTTATCAGTATCAGAAGAAAACCGTACGTCGTTTGATTTTGAAAGAACATAAACGTCCTGACGGACGTGGTATCGACGAAATTAGAACACTAAGTGCAGAGATTGATATTCTTCCTAGGGTTCATGGATCAGCATTGTTTTCAAGAGGTGAAACACAAGCCCTTACGATTACGACTTTAGCGCCTTTATCTGACCGACAAAGAGTCGATGCTCTGGATGAACTCACCGAAGACAAACGTTATATGCATCATTATAACTTTCCTTCATATTCAGTTGGAGAGAGTAGACCTTCAAGAGGTCCAGGACGACGTGAGATTGGTCATGGCGCTTTGGCAGAAAAAGCATTACTACCTGTATTACCATCAGAAAATGAATTCCCATATGCCATCAGAACGGTTTCAGAGATCTTAAGTTCTAACGGCTCTACCTCTCAAGCCAGTATTTGTGCTAGTTCTTTATCACTTATGGCTGCAGGTGTTCCACTAAAAGCACCGGTTGCAGGTATCTCATGTGGTCTTGTAACAGGTGATGATGAAAAAGATTTTATACTGTTAACAGATATTCAAGGTCTTGAAGACTTCTTTGGCGATATGGACTTTAAAGTTGCGGGAACTGAAAAAGGCATCACAGCGATTCAACTTGATATGAAGCTCCTAGGTATTTCACAAGAAATTATTGAAGGTGCAATACACCAAACAAAAAAAGCAAGAATGGTCATCTTAAATGATGTGATGAATAAAACCATCAGTGAAGGTAGAACTGAACTTGCGCCGACAGCACCAAAAATTATTCAAACTCAAATCAATCCAGAGAAGATTGGTGAGGTTGTTGGTCCAAGAGGTAAAGTGATTAACAAAATCATTGAAGATACCGGCGTTTCCATCGATATTGAAGATGATGGTCGTGTATTTATATGTGGTGTGGATATGGAAGCTGCTAATGAAGCAAAACGTATTGTTGAAACGATTGCAAATGGCGTTCAAGTAGGTGCGATTTATGAAGGAAAAGTAGTTAGAATCACGACTTTTGGAGCTTTTGTAGAACTCATACCTGGTAAAGACGGTTTGGTCCATATATCAAAAATTGCAAAAGAACGTGTAACTAAAGTAGAAGATGTACTTAGTGAAGGTCAAATTGTAAAAGTTAAGGTAACAGAAGTGGATGCTCAAGGCAGAATTAATTTGTCAATGAAAGCATTACTCGAAGATTAA
- a CDS encoding M16 family metallopeptidase: MIKTTTLDNGITLVYEPLEFVKSVSIGIWIRNGSIDETPENNGISHFIEHMMFKGSAKRNAKEIADEMARIGGHINAFTAKEYTCYYAHTLDEHLETAIDVLSDMLTHPEFKEEEINKEKGVILEEIAMSEDAPEDIVHDQLENEVFKPSRLSMDILGTRENIRGFTREKLFEYLNCHYVAKNMVIAIAGAFNEKKVIKILNEAFKDTSTQATLTRNLDFSREATFIFKEKDIEQIHMVINFPSISYKDDAIFVLSVLNTIIGGGINSKLFMGIREDKGLTYSIYSYDESYEATGMFNIYAAFNPTQTDEVIVNTLKEIHTFLEEGIDEDDLDKIKEQIKCNLIIGYENMNNRMSNYGKAMLMQQHIKTQEEIVEAIDAVTIGAIMTMARDIFLDPSISLSIVGHLKDIDQERIKTLCKKLQYM, translated from the coding sequence ATGATAAAAACCACAACTTTGGATAATGGCATCACGTTGGTTTATGAACCCTTAGAATTTGTAAAATCCGTTTCTATAGGCATATGGATACGTAATGGATCTATAGACGAGACGCCTGAAAACAATGGTATTTCTCATTTTATTGAGCATATGATGTTTAAAGGCTCAGCCAAAAGAAACGCAAAAGAAATAGCGGATGAGATGGCAAGAATCGGTGGCCATATTAATGCTTTTACAGCAAAAGAGTATACTTGTTACTATGCCCATACATTGGATGAACATTTGGAAACAGCCATCGATGTGCTTTCGGATATGCTGACGCACCCTGAATTTAAAGAGGAAGAAATAAATAAAGAAAAAGGCGTTATATTGGAAGAAATCGCCATGTCTGAGGATGCGCCTGAAGATATCGTTCATGATCAACTAGAAAATGAAGTATTTAAGCCTTCAAGGTTATCTATGGATATTCTGGGAACCCGTGAAAATATCAGAGGTTTTACACGTGAAAAACTGTTTGAATATTTAAATTGCCATTACGTGGCTAAAAATATGGTGATTGCTATTGCAGGTGCTTTTAATGAAAAAAAAGTCATAAAAATATTAAACGAGGCATTTAAAGACACATCTACACAAGCAACACTTACAAGGAATCTAGATTTTTCAAGAGAAGCAACATTTATTTTTAAAGAAAAGGATATTGAGCAAATTCATATGGTTATCAATTTTCCAAGTATTTCCTACAAAGATGATGCCATTTTTGTTTTATCCGTTCTTAATACCATTATAGGTGGTGGTATTAATTCTAAGTTATTTATGGGCATAAGAGAGGATAAAGGCTTAACGTATTCCATTTATTCTTATGATGAGTCTTATGAAGCAACGGGTATGTTTAATATTTATGCAGCCTTTAACCCAACACAAACGGATGAAGTGATTGTAAATACTTTGAAAGAAATCCACACATTCTTAGAAGAAGGCATTGATGAAGATGACTTGGACAAAATCAAAGAACAAATCAAGTGTAATCTGATTATCGGATATGAGAATATGAACAACCGTATGTCCAATTACGGTAAAGCAATGTTGATGCAACAACATATAAAAACCCAGGAAGAAATCGTAGAAGCCATTGATGCAGTAACCATAGGTGCAATTATGACCATGGCCCGTGACATATTTTTGGATCCAAGTATCAGTTTGTCCATTGTTGGACATCTAAAAGACATTGACCAAGAAAGGATCAAAACATTATGCAAAAAATTACAGTATATGTAG
- the dut gene encoding dUTP diphosphatase — translation MQKITVYVEQTEEGKDLPLPKYMSAQAAGLDLFAAVVEDVVLKKGEIKLVPTGLKIALPDSYEAQIRPRSGLAFKHGISLVNTPGTIDADYRGEIKIIMINFGEEDFTIRRGDRIAQMVINRIEQINWALTDTLEETTRGTGGFGHTGM, via the coding sequence ATGCAAAAAATTACAGTATATGTAGAACAAACTGAAGAAGGCAAAGATTTACCTCTGCCTAAGTATATGAGCGCACAGGCAGCCGGACTTGATCTATTTGCAGCAGTCGTTGAAGATGTTGTCTTAAAAAAAGGTGAAATAAAATTGGTGCCAACAGGACTTAAAATTGCACTCCCGGATTCTTATGAAGCTCAAATCCGTCCGCGAAGTGGACTGGCTTTTAAACACGGGATTAGCCTTGTTAACACACCTGGAACCATTGATGCGGATTATAGAGGTGAAATCAAGATTATTATGATTAACTTTGGAGAAGAAGACTTTACCATTAGGCGTGGTGATCGTATTGCTCAAATGGTTATTAATCGTATTGAACAAATTAACTGGGCACTTACAGACACTTTAGAAGAGACCACAAGAGGCACCGGTGGCTTTGGACATACTGGAATGTAG